The genomic segment ATTCATGATAATTTTCCTGTAAGTAAAAATCAGCAGGTGGCAGCTTTTAGAATTATTCCACTTGCTGCTAAAAAGTCTATCCTGGAAAAGGCTATAAAAATTGCAGAAAAACCCCTGATATGGGTTGAGGAATACAAAATAAAAAAAGCAGCATTGATTTCTACAGGTAATGAGCTTTACGATGGTCTTGTTGAGGATCTGTTTAAACCAAAGATGCAACAGAAGCTTAAAAAATTTGGCGTTGAGGTGGTTGAGCATCGAATAGTTAAAGATGATATTGTTATGATTAAAGATGCTTTTTTTGAAGTTGTAAAAAAATCTGAGATTGTTTTTATAAGCGGAGGCTCCAGTGTTGACCCAGATGATGTTACAAAATACGCACTAAAAAGGGCAGGTGTTAAGTTTATCAGAGAGGGCAATCCCATACAGCCAGCAAACAATCTATCGATCGGTTATTTTGGAGAAAAAACCGTATGCGTTGTGCCTGCTGGAGCGTTGTTTTATAAAGCGAGCGCTTTAGATATTTTCCTGCCGCGCCTTATAGCAAAAGACAAGATAACTAAAAAAGAGATAGCCAGCTATGCCATTGGCGGTCTGTGTCATTTCTGTAAAGTCTGCGTTTATCCTGTATGTCCATTTGGAAAGGTGTAGGCGATGATTGAGGTTAGAGAGGCTTTAGAGTTGATAGAGAAAAATGTTAGCTCTATCGACAGATATGAGGAGATTTTTTTGGATAGTGCTTCTGATCGAGTGGCGTTTGAGGATATAAAAAGCCCTATCGATGTGCCGTCGTTTGATAGATCGGCAATGGATGGATACGCCTTATGCGGTAGCCATAAAGGCTATAAAATTGTTCAAAGTGTTGATGATTTTAAAGATGGTTGCTGTTTAAGGATAAACACAGGCAACAGGCTGCCTGATAACTGTTTTGCTGTAGCTGAGGTTGAGATAGTAAAAAAAGATAATGGCTTTATAAAGCTTTTGAG from the Hippea jasoniae genome contains:
- a CDS encoding molybdopterin-binding protein — protein: MKKVKIPIEKAIGEKIPHDFTKISPKEGFKGVAFKKGHVITKNDIPLLRQIGKNYIYKIELDDNEIHEDDFAISIAPHLAGKNIVFDDKPQEGKITFRSSIDGLFKLNKKCIIKLNLIEQTSFPTIHDNFPVSKNQQVAAFRIIPLAAKKSILEKAIKIAEKPLIWVEEYKIKKAALISTGNELYDGLVEDLFKPKMQQKLKKFGVEVVEHRIVKDDIVMIKDAFFEVVKKSEIVFISGGSSVDPDDVTKYALKRAGVKFIREGNPIQPANNLSIGYFGEKTVCVVPAGALFYKASALDIFLPRLIAKDKITKKEIASYAIGGLCHFCKVCVYPVCPFGKV